The genomic window GGGCGGTGCTCGGTTCCATCGTGCCGCGTTTGATAGGCGGTGCATTTGAACGACGCTAGCTACCCACGCGATCTCATCGGCTATGGGCCGAACCCGCCGCACGCGGCATGGCCCGGCGGCGCGCGGATCGCGGTGCAGATCGTGCTCAATTACGAGGAAGGCGCCGAGGCCAATATACTCGATGGCGATCCCGCGTCGGAGATATTCCTGTCCGACATCGCCAATGCTCAGCCCGTGATGGGCGCGCGGCACATGAGCATGGAGCAGATCTACGAATATGGCTCGCGCGCCGGGGTGTGGCGGCTGCTGCGGCTGTTCGAGCGCTACGATGTGCCGGTCACCATCTTCGGCGTGGCGCTGGCGATGCGGCGCAATCCGGCGGTGGTCGATGCGTTCCTGAAGGCCGGTCACGAGATCGCCTCGCATGGCTGGCGCTGGATCAATTATCAGCACGTGCCCGAGGAGCAGGAGCGCGCCGATATGCAGCGCGCGATCGAGGTGCATCGCCAACTGACCGGCGAGCGCCCGCTCGGCTGGTATACCGGGCGGACCGGGCCCAACACGCGGGCGTTGGTCGCGGAGGAAGGCGGCTTCCTCTACGACGCCGACGATTATTCTGACGATCTGCCCTTCTGGACGCAAGCGGCGGGCAAGCCGCATCTGATCGTGCCCTATTCGCTGGAGACCAACGACATGCGCTTCGCCAGCGCCAACATGCATACCGGCGACCAGTTCTTCGAATATCTGCGCGACAGCTTCGATGTGCTCTATGCCGAGGGTGACACGAGCCCGAAGATGATGTCGGTCGGGCTGCATTGCCGATTGGCCGGGCGGCCCGGCAAGATGGCCGGGTTGGAGCGCTTCCTCAAATATGCGAGCGGACACCAGGACGTGTGGTTCGCCCGCCGCATCGATATCGCCCGTCACTGGCGCGCCACGCATCCTTTCAAGGTTTCCGAATGAGCATCTTCGACGATCTGCGCAGCCAATATGTCAATCTCGCTCAGCCGCGCCTGGGCGCCGAGGTCGTGTATGCGACCGACGATTTCTTCGCCGACAAGGCGCGCCTGATCGATCCCGCCGCGCCGGTTTTCATCCCGGGCAAGTATGACGATAACGGCAAGTGGATGGACGGCTGGGAGAGCCGCCGCAAGCGGGTGCCCGGGCATGACTGGTGCGTGATCCGGCTGGGCGCGGCGGGCTTGGTCGCGGGCTTCGAGATCGACACGTCGCACTTCACCGGCAACTACCCGCCCGGCGCCGAGATCGAGGTCTGCCGCAGCGACGAACGAGTGCCGGGCGACGACGCCGGCTGGATCAAGGTCACCGGGCGGCTGGCGCTCAAGGGCGACGACCGCATCTATGTGCCGATCACCCACAACACGCCCGTCACGCATATCCGCCTGCACATATTTCC from Sphingomonas sp. includes these protein-coding regions:
- the puuE gene encoding allantoinase PuuE; protein product: MNDASYPRDLIGYGPNPPHAAWPGGARIAVQIVLNYEEGAEANILDGDPASEIFLSDIANAQPVMGARHMSMEQIYEYGSRAGVWRLLRLFERYDVPVTIFGVALAMRRNPAVVDAFLKAGHEIASHGWRWINYQHVPEEQERADMQRAIEVHRQLTGERPLGWYTGRTGPNTRALVAEEGGFLYDADDYSDDLPFWTQAAGKPHLIVPYSLETNDMRFASANMHTGDQFFEYLRDSFDVLYAEGDTSPKMMSVGLHCRLAGRPGKMAGLERFLKYASGHQDVWFARRIDIARHWRATHPFKVSE